A window of Diospyros lotus cultivar Yz01 chromosome 14, ASM1463336v1, whole genome shotgun sequence contains these coding sequences:
- the LOC127791055 gene encoding actin-depolymerizing factor 1, producing the protein MANAASGMAVHDDCKLRFLELKAKRTYRFIVFKIEEKQKQVVVEKVGEPTQSYEDFAASLPADECRYAVYDFDFVTPENCQKSRIFFIAWSPDTSRVRSKMIYASSKDRFKRELDGIQVELQATDPTEMCLDVIRSRAT; encoded by the exons ATG GCCAACGCTGCATCTGGGATGGCTGTGCACGATGACTGCAAATTAAGGTTTCTGGAGCTGAAGGCAAAAAGAACTTACCGTTTCATAGTTTTCAAGATTGAGGAGAAGCAGAAGCAAGTTGTTGTGGAAAAGGTTGGTGAACCAACCCAAAGCTACGAGGACTTCGCTGCTAGTCTTCCTGCTGATGAATGTCGCTACGCGGTCTATGATTTTGACTTTGTGACACCGGAGAATTGCCAGAAAAGCAGAATTTTCTTTATAGCATG GTCACCTGATACATCAAGAGTGAGAAGCAAAATGATTTATGCTAGCTCTAAGGACAGGTTCAAGAGAGAACTTGATGGAATTCAAGTAGAGTTGCAGGCAACTGATCCAACTGAGATGTGTCTTGATGTCATTAGAAGCCGGGCGACCTGA
- the LOC127791197 gene encoding pentatricopeptide repeat-containing protein At3g53700, chloroplastic, producing MAFSSCLKCHDWTLPCTAKHPPLSLPSNSSKFVLFTPTRRYGKFTQISASTSPSVSALPPDFTQKQLIDTLRRQKDETLALSLFDWASKQPNFTPTLSVYEEILRKLGNVGSFDSMWQVLEDMKAAQCEATEGTFLILVESYAKFDLFDEAIGVLELMDQEFGLRPGRFTYNFLLNVLVDGNKLKMVESVHSMMFSRGVKPDVSTFNILIKALCKAHQIRPAILLMEDMPNYGLAPDEKTFTTIMQSYIEEGNLDAALRIREQMVAAECASTNITNNVLIHGYCKEGRIEEALNFVQEMSLEGFRPDQFTYNTLVNGFCKAGHVRHALEILDLMLQEGFDPDIFTYNTLISGLCKSGEIEEAMEVLNQMLSRDCSPNTVTYNTLISTLCKENQVEKATEFARFLSSKGILPDVCTFNSLIQGLCLTRNHKIAMELFKEMKHKGCQPDEFTYNMLIDSLCSRGRLDQALGLLKEMESSGCARSVITYNTLIDGLCKNKKVEEAEEIFDQMELLGVSRNLVTYNSLIDGLCKNKRVEEAAQLTDQMIMEGLKPDKFTYNSLLSHFCRAGDIKKAADIVQTMSSNGCEPDVVTYGTLIQGLCKAGRIEVASRLLRSIQMKGMALAPQAYNPVVQALFRRRRTKEAMRLFREMEEKGDPPDAISYKIAFRGLCSGGGPIGEAVDFAVEMTERGFIPEFSSFSMLAEGLCALSMEDTLVKLVHRIMKIANLSDSEVSMIRGFLKIGRFQDALATLGSNLNRGRPWRAY from the coding sequence ATGGCTTTCTCTTCTTGCTTAAAGTGCCACGACTGGACTCTGCCTTGTACTGCAAAGCACCCAcctctttctctcccttcaAATTCCTCGAAATTCGTCCTCTTCACACCCACTCGGCGTTATGGCAAATTCACGCAAATCTCAGCCTCCACTTCTCCTTCTGTCTCCGCTCTCCCGCCAGACTTCACCCAAAAGCAGCTCATCGACACGCTCCGCCGCCAGAAGGACGAAACCTTGGCGCTTAGCCTCTTCGATTGGGCCTCAAAGCAGCCTAACTTCACTCCCACTTTGTCAGTGTACGAGGAAATTCTTCGGAAGCTTGGGAACGTTGGATCCTTTGATTCAATGTGGCAAGTCTTGGAGGATATGAAGGCCGCACAGTGCGAGGCCACAGAAGGTACTTTCTTGATTTTAGTTGAGAGTTAtgcaaaatttgatttatttgacgAGGCTATAGGCGTTCTTGAGTTGATGGACCAAGAATTTGGATTGAGACCGGGCAGGTTTACTTATAACTTTCTGCTGAACGTTCTTGTGGATGGAAACAAGTTGAAAATGGTGGAAAGTGTGCATTCTATGATGTTTAGCAGGGGTGTTAAGCCGGACGTTTCGACGTTTAACATCTTGATAAAGGCTTTATGTAAAGCTCATCAAATTAGGCCTGCCATTCTGCTGATGGAAGATATGCCCAACTACGGTTTGGCACCAGATGAGAAGActttcacaaccataatgcaaAGTTACATTGAGGAAGGGAATCTGGATGCTGCATTGAGAATCAGAGAGCAAATGGTGGCGGCTGAATGTGCGTCTACCAATATAACGAATAATGTTTTGATTCATGGGTATTGCAAAGAGGGTAGAATTGAGGAAGCTTTGAATTTTGTTCAAGAGATGTCGCTTGAGGGATTTCGTCCCGATCAGTTTACCTACAACACTTTGGTTAATGGGTTCTGCAAAGCTGGACATGTTAGGCATGCTCTAGAGATTTTGGATTTAATGCTTCAGGAGGGGTTTGATCCAGATATCTTTACTTATAACACTTTAATATCTGGACTTTGTAAATCGGGTGAAATTGAAGAGGCCATGGAAGTTCTCAATCAGATGCTTTCAAGGGATTGTTCCCCAAATACTGTAACATATAACACTCTGATTAGCACCTTGTGCAAGGAGAACCAAGTGGAAAAGGCCACTGAATTTGCACGTTTCCTCTCAAGTAAGGGAATTTTACCTGACGTCTGTACGTTTAATTCTCTGATACAAGGTCTCTGCTTAACCAGGAACCACAAAATTGCAATGGAGTTGTTCAAAGAGATGAAACATAAAGGCTGCCAGCCTGATGAGTTTACTTATAACATGCTAATTGACAGCCTTTGCTCCAGGGGGAGACTGGACCAAGCTTTAGGCCTGCTGAAAGAAATGGAATCGAGTGGTTGTGCTCGAAGTGTAATAACGTATAATACTCTGATTGATGGGTTATGCAAGAACAAAAAAGTTGAAGAAGCAGAGGAGATTTTTGATCAGATGGAACTCCTAGGTGTGTCAAGGAATTTGGTGACATATAACTCCCTCATTGATGGCCTATGTAAAAACAAGAGGGTAGAGGAAGCCGCCCAACTTACGGATCAGATGATAATGGAAGGATTGAAACCCGATAAGTTCACCTATAACTCCCTGCTTTCACACTTCTGCAGAGCAGGTGATATAAAGAAGGCAGCAGATATTGTCCAAACCATGAGCTCAAATGGGTGCGAACCAGATGTCGTCACCTATGGGACCCTGATACAGGGACTGTGCAAAGCAGGTAGAATCGAGGTTGCGAGCAGGCTCCTCAGAAGCATCCAGATGAAAGGAATGGCTTTGGCTCCACAGGCTTATAATCCTGTGGTTCAAGCACTCTTTAGGAGGAGGCGAACGAAAGAAGCAATGAGACTCTTCAGAGAAATGGAAGAGAAGGGCGATCCCCCTGATGCCATATCGTACAAAATTGCCTTTCGCGGGCTTTGTTCTGGTGGAGGACCCATCGGAGAGGCTGTTGATTTCGCAGTCGAGATGACCGAGAGAGGATTCATACCCGAATTCTCTTCATTCTCCATGCTGGCCGAAGGGCTTTGCGCTTTGTCCATGGAGGACACCCTTGTTAAGCTTGTCCATAGGATCATGAAGATAGCCAACCTATCGGACAGTGAGGTGTCCATGATAAGGGGCTTCCTCAAAATCGGTAGATTTCAAGATGCACTGGCCACTCTTGGCAGTAACTTGAATAGAGGAAGACCCTGGAGGGCTTATTGA